A single genomic interval of Salinarchaeum sp. IM2453 harbors:
- a CDS encoding type IV pilin N-terminal domain-containing protein, whose product MALRSLYHSRGSADILGIVVLLFISLAIIGATAVFGVILYVPEPTTTNPSAEFTFEHDDSATDTMIIDHTSGDRIPSDAVRIDIEGADPRLDDKTLYWANFTDNEYVYENSIEITRDSLDINDLLDLSEASIELHVEDEDDGEETRVGRWPI is encoded by the coding sequence ATGGCATTACGTAGTTTATATCATTCCCGTGGATCCGCTGACATTCTTGGGATTGTCGTCCTATTATTTATTTCATTAGCGATCATCGGAGCTACAGCAGTCTTTGGGGTCATTCTCTATGTTCCTGAGCCAACGACGACAAACCCGTCAGCTGAATTCACGTTCGAGCATGATGACTCGGCGACTGATACGATGATAATTGACCATACTTCTGGTGACCGGATACCCAGTGATGCCGTTCGCATTGATATTGAGGGTGCTGATCCTCGGCTCGATGATAAAACATTGTACTGGGCAAATTTCACGGATAATGAATACGTCTATGAAAACAGCATTGAAATCACAAGGGATAGTCTCGACATCAATGATCTCCTCGATCTTAGTGAAGCATCAATCGAACTGCATGTTGAGGATGAGGATGATGGGGAAGAGACACGCGTTGGCCGCTGGCCGATATAA
- the purK gene encoding 5-(carboxyamino)imidazole ribonucleotide synthase translates to MQHLTTPGPTVGVVGGGQLGRMLAEAASPLGVELIVLDPTPNCPASSVAENQIVADFDDPDAIMELGKKVDVLTFEIELASPDLLEKVHNEIGVPVHPDPDTLRMIQDKYVQKQRLADADIPVPTFTEVTSQGDLETALDELGSVMVKAKEGGYDGRGNVPVESLEEIESALSVVDQGAMAEEFLDFKRELSVIGIKGADDSRAFPVGENIHRDEILRETVVPARAPENVLEEARSVALDVLELMDGRGVFGIELFQTTDDAILVNEIAPRPHNSGHWTIEGAVSSQFEQHIRAVLGWPLASTAQRCPTAMLNLLGDVDKNVPAKLAGVETLLDSPGVSLHWYGKREARPLRKLGHITLTADGSDLDEVNQLLSRGKELRDKTTFIE, encoded by the coding sequence ATGCAACATCTCACAACTCCTGGTCCGACAGTCGGGGTTGTTGGTGGTGGACAACTCGGTCGTATGCTCGCTGAAGCGGCATCTCCTCTTGGAGTAGAGTTGATAGTACTTGATCCAACCCCGAATTGTCCTGCATCGTCTGTCGCTGAAAATCAGATTGTTGCTGATTTTGATGACCCTGATGCTATCATGGAGCTTGGAAAGAAAGTCGATGTATTAACATTCGAAATCGAGTTGGCTTCCCCTGACTTGCTTGAAAAAGTTCACAACGAGATTGGTGTTCCGGTCCACCCTGATCCTGATACATTGCGCATGATACAGGATAAATACGTCCAAAAGCAGCGGCTCGCTGATGCTGATATTCCTGTCCCCACATTTACCGAAGTTACATCTCAGGGAGATCTAGAAACCGCACTGGATGAGCTGGGTTCTGTAATGGTCAAAGCAAAAGAGGGTGGCTATGACGGCCGAGGAAACGTCCCCGTCGAATCACTTGAAGAAATTGAATCGGCACTTTCAGTTGTTGATCAAGGGGCTATGGCTGAGGAGTTCCTAGATTTCAAACGCGAACTTTCGGTAATCGGTATTAAAGGAGCAGACGACTCCAGGGCCTTTCCGGTCGGTGAAAACATCCACCGTGACGAAATCCTTCGTGAAACCGTTGTCCCAGCACGTGCACCGGAGAATGTTCTGGAGGAAGCACGTTCTGTTGCGCTTGATGTTCTTGAGCTAATGGATGGACGCGGGGTGTTTGGTATCGAGTTATTCCAAACCACAGATGATGCAATTCTAGTTAATGAAATTGCTCCTCGTCCACATAACTCTGGTCACTGGACTATTGAGGGAGCTGTCTCATCTCAGTTTGAGCAGCATATTCGTGCTGTTCTTGGCTGGCCGCTTGCTTCGACGGCACAACGCTGTCCAACTGCTATGCTAAACCTGCTTGGAGATGTTGATAAGAATGTTCCTGCGAAGCTTGCTGGTGTTGAGACTCTTCTTGATAGCCCTGGTGTGTCTTTACATTGGTATGGTAAAAGAGAAGCGCGACCTCTTCGCAAGTTAGGTCACATAACGTTAACCGCTGATGGGTCGGACCTCGATGAAGTCAATCAATTACTATCTCGTGGAAAAGAACTACGAGACAAAACTACATTCATCGAGTAA
- the purE gene encoding 5-(carboxyamino)imidazole ribonucleotide mutase, which produces MADEVSAIINALHEEASTERPLESTPDIGIIMGSDSDLDVMMGTDDDSGAYHALVEKLGFAEVTDYDNPPAERFTFETYVVSAHRTPDLMTAYAETAADRGIEVIIAGAGGKSADLPNMTASIAYPLPVIGVPVQEKSVDSVIGMPTGAPITAVDAGKSFNAALSAVQVLSRKHPELRDRLIAYHDQLRSDVGETSQALHQLGTPTFRNQRQ; this is translated from the coding sequence ATGGCAGATGAAGTTTCAGCGATAATTAATGCGCTTCATGAAGAAGCGAGTACGGAACGACCACTTGAATCAACCCCTGATATTGGTATTATTATGGGGTCAGATTCTGATCTTGATGTCATGATGGGCACTGATGATGACTCTGGTGCATACCATGCGCTTGTCGAGAAACTTGGGTTTGCAGAAGTAACTGATTATGACAACCCACCGGCAGAACGTTTTACGTTTGAAACGTATGTGGTTTCGGCTCATCGGACCCCGGACCTTATGACGGCATACGCGGAAACAGCAGCAGACCGAGGAATTGAAGTCATTATTGCCGGTGCAGGTGGAAAATCTGCCGATCTTCCTAACATGACTGCATCTATTGCGTACCCGCTTCCGGTAATTGGCGTGCCGGTTCAGGAGAAGTCAGTCGATTCTGTTATTGGGATGCCAACTGGAGCGCCAATTACTGCAGTTGACGCCGGGAAATCATTTAATGCTGCACTCTCTGCTGTGCAAGTCCTCTCTCGAAAGCATCCTGAACTTCGAGATAGACTAATCGCATATCATGACCAGCTTCGATCAGATGTCGGAGAAACTTCACAAGCGTTACATCAGCTTGGAACTCCGACGTTCCGGAATCAACGTCAGTGA
- a CDS encoding NADH-quinone oxidoreductase subunit A has translation MSQWIAIGALALVAIAIPLVMMFASWLLRPSVPEKGKRTTYESGEVPTGTTRSRFNIQYYMVALLFLVFDVETVLIFPWAMAYPEAIDKVGTGQALIPMLVFIGILLLGLVWAWRTGAIRWIRSDSQKSVLRRVEQ, from the coding sequence ATGAGCCAATGGATCGCTATCGGTGCGCTGGCACTTGTCGCAATAGCTATTCCGTTAGTCATGATGTTTGCGTCATGGCTGTTGCGTCCCAGCGTTCCCGAAAAAGGCAAACGCACAACCTACGAAAGTGGGGAAGTGCCTACTGGGACGACGAGAAGTCGGTTCAACATCCAGTACTACATGGTTGCACTATTGTTCCTCGTCTTCGACGTGGAAACGGTGCTGATCTTCCCATGGGCAATGGCCTACCCAGAAGCAATTGACAAGGTTGGAACAGGACAGGCACTGATCCCAATGCTTGTATTTATTGGAATCTTACTGCTTGGCCTGGTCTGGGCATGGAGAACCGGTGCTATCCGATGGATACGTAGCGACTCCCAGAAATCAGTCTTACGGAGGGTAGAACAATGA
- a CDS encoding NADH-quinone oxidoreductase subunit B, which produces MSNEPIEKLEGSADPQTATREARTGEGLDNRFNSKLRSAFGSAPFILTKFDKFMNWARGSSMFMLQFGIACCSIEMMHTYSVKHDLDRFGAGVPRASPRQADVIIIPGTIVSKFAPRMKRVYDQMPEPKFVINMGSCAISGGPFQEGYNVVKGAEEVIPVDIHVPGCPPRPEALIYGVAKLQERISEGESSPVVVKPYELEQFSDLERDEVVDKLAAQIDEEDLIMRYNWADSP; this is translated from the coding sequence ATGAGTAATGAACCGATTGAGAAACTCGAAGGTAGTGCAGATCCACAAACAGCAACACGAGAGGCAAGAACTGGAGAAGGGTTGGACAATCGTTTTAATTCTAAGCTTCGGTCTGCGTTCGGATCTGCCCCGTTCATTCTTACCAAGTTTGATAAGTTCATGAACTGGGCACGAGGATCATCGATGTTTATGTTGCAGTTTGGAATTGCCTGTTGTAGTATTGAGATGATGCACACCTATTCGGTCAAGCACGACCTTGACCGATTCGGGGCTGGTGTTCCTCGAGCTTCACCACGACAGGCGGATGTGATTATCATCCCTGGAACTATTGTTTCGAAGTTTGCTCCTCGAATGAAGCGCGTCTATGATCAAATGCCTGAGCCGAAGTTCGTCATTAATATGGGATCATGTGCAATTTCTGGAGGGCCGTTCCAGGAAGGATACAATGTCGTTAAAGGAGCCGAAGAGGTCATTCCGGTTGACATTCACGTCCCTGGATGTCCTCCTCGTCCAGAGGCACTGATTTACGGTGTTGCAAAGCTACAGGAACGAATTTCGGAAGGTGAATCGTCGCCTGTTGTAGTTAAGCCGTATGAACTTGAGCAGTTCTCTGATCTAGAACGCGATGAGGTGGTCGATAAACTCGCTGCACAGATTGATGAGGAAGATCTAATCATGCGATATAACTGGGCTGATTCACCATGA
- a CDS encoding NADH-quinone oxidoreductase subunit D → MSTPEEVISEEEQSSIADIQSLVGEYIIETETHINAPAIVIRPDDTQTVLQTLRQDAGFDHLSCVTAQEYQDRFESIYHLKKFDDPTDELSVVVPVPRDAPISQSAEPVFRTADWHEREAYDLLGIQYDEHPDHRRILLPETWQGHPLREDYDQDRPQIVPFRAHENPIEKNVDGDGDTMFINIGPHHPATHGVLHLKTVLDGEQVVDVESDIGYLHRCEEQICQQSTYRHQIMPYPDRWDYISSGLLNEWAYARVAEDLADIDVPEYAQVIRTMGAEMCRIASHMLALATFALDVNGDFTAGFMYAIREREKVEDLLEELTGQRLMFNYFRLGGLAWDIPEPREQFFENTRSFLNDLPEAVQEFHNLLTNNEIYQARTIGTGILEPDVARDYGCTGPVLRGSGVDYDLRRDDPYGYYDELDWDVVTEDGKDNYSRVLVRMREVEQSARIIDQCIDLLEDWPEDERDVQSNVPRKVAPDAGQEIYRAVEGAKGELGIYVRTDGTDKPARFKIRSPCFSNLQALPEMAEGEYVPDLVAALGSLDIVLGEVDR, encoded by the coding sequence ATGAGCACGCCAGAAGAAGTCATCTCGGAGGAAGAACAATCCTCCATCGCTGATATTCAGTCGCTTGTTGGTGAATATATCATTGAAACAGAGACGCACATCAATGCACCAGCAATTGTTATTCGACCAGATGACACGCAGACAGTTCTGCAAACGCTTCGTCAGGACGCTGGATTTGATCATCTCTCCTGTGTTACTGCACAGGAATACCAGGATCGTTTCGAGTCCATTTACCACCTCAAGAAATTTGATGATCCCACTGACGAGCTGAGTGTTGTCGTACCTGTTCCACGGGATGCTCCAATAAGCCAAAGTGCTGAACCAGTATTCCGCACTGCTGACTGGCATGAACGAGAAGCCTACGATCTGCTTGGCATCCAGTATGATGAACATCCAGATCACCGTCGAATTCTCCTTCCTGAAACGTGGCAGGGACATCCTCTTCGAGAAGACTATGACCAAGATCGTCCACAGATTGTCCCATTCCGTGCGCACGAAAACCCAATTGAGAAAAATGTAGATGGAGACGGGGATACGATGTTTATTAACATCGGTCCTCATCACCCAGCAACACACGGCGTGCTTCATCTAAAAACCGTTCTTGACGGTGAGCAGGTCGTTGATGTTGAATCTGACATTGGGTACCTTCACCGCTGTGAAGAGCAAATCTGTCAGCAAAGCACCTACCGGCATCAGATTATGCCATATCCTGATCGGTGGGACTACATTTCCTCAGGTCTCCTCAATGAGTGGGCATATGCTCGGGTGGCAGAGGATCTCGCTGACATTGATGTTCCAGAATATGCCCAAGTTATTCGTACAATGGGAGCAGAGATGTGTCGAATTGCATCTCACATGCTGGCCCTAGCAACGTTCGCCCTCGACGTTAACGGTGACTTTACAGCTGGGTTCATGTATGCGATCCGCGAACGTGAAAAAGTCGAGGACTTACTTGAAGAACTCACCGGCCAGCGGTTGATGTTTAATTACTTCCGGCTTGGTGGTCTCGCGTGGGATATCCCAGAGCCTCGAGAGCAATTCTTTGAAAATACACGTAGCTTCCTGAATGATCTTCCAGAGGCTGTACAGGAGTTCCATAATCTACTGACGAACAACGAAATCTATCAGGCTCGGACAATTGGCACTGGTATTCTTGAGCCTGATGTTGCCAGGGACTACGGTTGCACTGGTCCGGTACTTCGAGGGTCCGGAGTTGACTATGACTTGCGAAGAGATGACCCATACGGATACTATGATGAACTTGACTGGGACGTTGTCACTGAAGACGGGAAAGACAACTACTCCCGTGTGCTTGTCCGTATGCGCGAGGTCGAACAGTCTGCTCGGATCATCGATCAGTGTATTGATCTACTCGAAGACTGGCCAGAAGATGAACGAGATGTTCAATCGAATGTACCACGAAAAGTGGCTCCTGACGCTGGCCAAGAAATCTACCGCGCCGTTGAGGGTGCTAAAGGTGAACTTGGAATTTACGTACGCACAGATGGGACTGATAAGCCTGCCCGGTTTAAGATCCGAAGTCCGTGCTTCTCAAACCTGCAGGCATTACCAGAGATGGCCGAAGGTGAATACGTTCCAGACCTTGTTGCTGCCCTTGGAAGTCTTGATATTGTTCTTGGGGAGGTGGATCGATAA
- a CDS encoding complex I subunit 1 family protein produces the protein MTTLSTTPLPEWIADLAGLDGSMGSFVGGIVGALVIVSLLLAMSAVAGPWAKRKITAAFTDRIAVSRLGPFGLFFIVADSIRLLSKELIIPENADRPAYDIAPIIIVLSALLGFAIIPMGSIAGVEFQLADPDSGLVLLFAFSSLATIGLVVGGYASANKYSTLGSLRSVAQSVAYEIPLVVIAISVVLLVGGLGESNALALSTIVEAQQQELVSVAGLSIPAWFIFLNPFAFILFLVASLAEVGRNPFDIPEAPTEIVAGYQTEYSSVYFVLFYLGEFLHIFLSAGIITVLFLGGGSGPVLPGLVWFIIKLWIIFLLTQWARAALPRFRIDQLIAIGWKGLLVLSFANLILTAVIVGVIV, from the coding sequence ATGACGACATTATCAACTACACCACTGCCGGAATGGATTGCTGATCTAGCTGGCCTCGATGGCAGCATGGGATCGTTTGTTGGTGGAATTGTTGGAGCTCTTGTTATCGTGAGCTTGCTCCTTGCGATGTCAGCTGTCGCTGGACCGTGGGCTAAACGAAAGATTACGGCTGCATTCACTGATCGAATTGCTGTTAGTCGACTTGGACCGTTCGGCTTATTCTTCATCGTTGCCGACTCGATTCGATTACTCTCCAAGGAACTTATTATACCTGAGAACGCCGACCGGCCTGCATACGACATTGCCCCGATTATAATTGTTCTGTCAGCACTACTCGGATTTGCTATTATCCCAATGGGGTCGATTGCAGGCGTTGAGTTCCAACTGGCTGACCCTGACTCAGGACTTGTCTTGCTCTTTGCATTCTCATCGCTAGCTACGATTGGCCTTGTTGTCGGCGGCTATGCATCAGCAAATAAGTATTCGACACTCGGCTCACTGCGATCAGTTGCACAGAGTGTTGCATATGAGATTCCACTGGTAGTCATTGCAATCTCTGTTGTTCTGCTTGTTGGAGGGCTCGGAGAAAGTAATGCGTTAGCACTCTCTACAATTGTTGAAGCTCAACAGCAGGAACTGGTGTCCGTAGCAGGCCTCTCAATCCCTGCTTGGTTCATTTTCCTTAATCCATTTGCATTTATCCTTTTCCTAGTTGCCAGCCTTGCCGAGGTTGGGCGTAATCCGTTTGATATCCCAGAAGCGCCTACTGAAATTGTCGCTGGGTACCAAACAGAATACTCTTCAGTATACTTCGTCCTCTTCTACCTTGGTGAGTTCCTCCATATCTTCCTCAGTGCAGGTATTATTACCGTTCTTTTCCTTGGAGGTGGATCAGGGCCAGTTCTTCCGGGCTTAGTCTGGTTTATCATCAAACTCTGGATCATCTTCTTGCTCACTCAGTGGGCTCGTGCTGCATTACCACGCTTCCGCATTGACCAACTCATTGCTATTGGCTGGAAAGGACTGTTAGTTTTAAGTTTCGCCAATCTAATACTCACAGCAGTTATCGTTGGGGTGATAGTATGA
- a CDS encoding NADH-quinone oxidoreductase subunit I — MIGVLKSMATTMKHALGGETFTVRYPEETPDVSARFRGIHKYSQERCIWCRQCENVCPNDTIQIVMDDKRNGERYNLHVGQCIYCRLCEEVCPTDAILLTQNFEFTGDTKDDLVYNKDQLRAVPWYKDSDPLAAREPDRSAWVGEGDDELDYQ; from the coding sequence ATGATTGGTGTGCTCAAGTCCATGGCGACAACGATGAAACATGCGTTAGGTGGTGAAACGTTTACTGTCCGTTACCCGGAGGAAACCCCGGACGTTAGTGCTCGATTCCGCGGTATTCATAAATACAGCCAAGAACGCTGTATCTGGTGTCGACAGTGTGAGAACGTCTGTCCAAATGACACGATTCAGATTGTGATGGACGATAAACGTAATGGGGAACGGTATAATCTCCACGTCGGGCAGTGTATTTACTGCCGACTTTGTGAGGAAGTCTGCCCGACTGATGCGATCCTGTTAACACAAAACTTTGAGTTTACTGGTGATACTAAAGATGATCTTGTGTATAACAAGGATCAACTTCGCGCTGTCCCTTGGTATAAAGACTCTGATCCGCTTGCTGCCAGAGAACCGGATCGAAGCGCGTGGGTCGGTGAAGGGGATGACGAACTCGACTACCAGTAG
- a CDS encoding NADH-quinone oxidoreductase subunit J, translating into MSQFGTVAFALFSILLVGSSLGAVLMREVWHSALLLGVALVSVAALYVTLSAELLAAIQILVYVGGVLVLIAFAVMLTESDEPEVSS; encoded by the coding sequence ATGTCACAATTCGGCACAGTCGCATTTGCGCTGTTTTCCATTCTTCTGGTTGGGAGTAGTCTCGGTGCCGTTCTCATGCGAGAAGTCTGGCACAGCGCCCTTCTCCTCGGTGTCGCCTTGGTGTCGGTGGCAGCATTGTATGTCACGCTCAGTGCCGAGCTCCTTGCTGCCATACAGATCCTTGTTTATGTCGGAGGGGTGCTGGTCTTGATTGCATTCGCTGTCATGTTAACTGAATCAGATGAACCGGAGGTGAGTAGCTAA
- the nuoK gene encoding NADH-quinone oxidoreductase subunit NuoK — MNIGVEYYLLISAAVFSIGLFGVLTRRNALMFLISVELMLNAANLNLVAFALHYGDLSGQIFALFVVGLAAAEVAIGIGIILVLYRKFDSLDVTLATTRRW, encoded by the coding sequence ATGAACATTGGAGTTGAATATTATTTACTCATCTCAGCAGCAGTGTTTAGCATCGGATTGTTCGGTGTTCTTACCCGGAGGAATGCACTGATGTTTCTAATCTCTGTTGAGCTCATGCTTAACGCTGCGAACCTCAATCTTGTTGCGTTTGCACTCCACTATGGTGACCTTTCTGGGCAGATATTCGCGCTGTTTGTTGTTGGACTTGCTGCTGCTGAGGTGGCGATTGGTATCGGAATCATATTAGTACTGTATCGTAAGTTTGACTCACTCGACGTTACACTCGCTACAACGAGGAGGTGGTAA
- the nuoL gene encoding NADH-quinone oxidoreductase subunit L, with translation MSELIESAWIIAVLPFLSFVIALVTGKYLPKKGAIPGILATAASLAISIWAFFQVYNGNEVYENELYTWVGADAIELTFGILIDPLSALMLIIVSLIATLVHIFSLGYMNHDPGHRERGGLPRYYASLGLFTASMLAFVFSSNLLMAFIFFELVGLCSYLLIGFWQSDRAPPSAAKKAFLVTRFGDYFFLIGVVGVLATFGTGAFYDGFPEMTQSIIDGGDNAADVVNWIPGDLDAETWFTILGLLVLGGVIGKSAQFPLHTWLPDAMEGPTPVSALIHAATMVAAGVYLVARMFGFYAVLEVALIVIAFIGGFTALFAATMGVVKDDLKQVLAYSTISQYGYMMLGLGVGGYVAATFHLMNHAYFKALLFLGAGAIIVATHHHQDMWKLGGLKDKMPIVHYTFLAGALALAGVIPLSGFWSKDEILYDALLVGLEEPLFLAAYGMALLSVFLTGFYTFRMYFLTFHGEPRSEYAKDPEPLGWDIKFPLGILGILAVVAGLVNMKPVDELVSPDILYLESWLDDFGFETLAYTEYTDVYQFGAAELAPFIPAGIALALALAGIYFAHLFYNVPSPAQRFEDPGPVAQVVKHNYYQDEIQVWIAQNLGLGVARSANTFDQGVIDGIVNGAGGISLAGGDRVRRIQSGFLNNYILLILLSLFVLTAVLGVNWGWWL, from the coding sequence ATGTCGGAACTAATCGAATCTGCTTGGATCATTGCGGTCCTTCCATTCCTATCGTTCGTCATTGCACTGGTTACTGGTAAATATCTTCCAAAGAAAGGGGCTATCCCTGGTATCTTGGCAACAGCGGCCTCATTAGCCATTTCCATCTGGGCGTTCTTCCAAGTGTACAATGGCAATGAGGTCTATGAAAATGAGCTGTATACGTGGGTCGGTGCTGACGCGATCGAATTGACGTTTGGAATTCTAATTGATCCACTATCAGCCTTGATGCTCATTATTGTCTCTTTGATTGCCACGCTCGTTCATATCTTCTCGCTTGGATACATGAACCATGACCCAGGCCATCGTGAACGAGGGGGGCTTCCACGATACTATGCCAGCCTTGGACTCTTCACGGCCAGTATGCTCGCATTTGTCTTTTCATCAAATCTACTGATGGCGTTTATTTTCTTCGAGCTTGTTGGCCTGTGTTCGTATCTCCTGATTGGATTCTGGCAAAGTGATCGAGCACCACCGAGTGCCGCAAAGAAGGCATTCCTAGTTACTCGGTTTGGTGATTACTTCTTCCTGATTGGCGTCGTCGGAGTGTTAGCTACCTTCGGTACTGGAGCATTCTATGATGGGTTCCCTGAGATGACACAAAGCATCATCGATGGCGGGGATAATGCTGCCGATGTTGTCAACTGGATCCCAGGCGATCTTGACGCAGAAACGTGGTTCACTATCTTAGGTCTACTAGTCCTCGGGGGTGTAATTGGTAAGTCCGCACAGTTCCCGCTTCATACATGGTTGCCTGACGCAATGGAAGGCCCAACACCTGTTTCAGCCCTCATTCACGCGGCGACAATGGTCGCTGCTGGCGTTTATCTTGTGGCTCGGATGTTCGGCTTCTATGCGGTCCTTGAGGTTGCTCTGATCGTAATTGCATTCATTGGAGGATTCACAGCACTCTTCGCAGCAACCATGGGCGTTGTCAAAGATGATCTCAAGCAGGTGCTTGCATACTCGACAATTTCCCAGTATGGCTACATGATGCTCGGACTTGGCGTCGGGGGATATGTTGCGGCGACATTCCACCTTATGAATCACGCGTACTTCAAGGCGCTTCTGTTCCTTGGTGCTGGCGCCATCATCGTTGCAACGCACCATCACCAAGACATGTGGAAACTTGGTGGGCTCAAAGACAAAATGCCAATTGTACATTACACGTTCTTAGCTGGGGCACTCGCACTTGCTGGTGTTATCCCACTATCTGGATTCTGGTCAAAAGATGAGATCCTTTATGACGCTCTCCTTGTTGGACTTGAAGAACCTCTGTTCTTGGCCGCATACGGAATGGCGCTCCTTTCAGTCTTCCTCACCGGGTTCTATACGTTCCGGATGTATTTCCTCACCTTCCATGGAGAGCCCCGGTCTGAATATGCAAAAGATCCTGAACCGCTTGGCTGGGATATCAAATTCCCACTCGGTATCCTCGGTATTCTCGCCGTTGTTGCTGGTCTTGTTAATATGAAACCAGTTGACGAGTTAGTCAGTCCTGACATTCTATATCTTGAAAGCTGGCTGGATGACTTTGGATTTGAAACGCTGGCCTATACCGAATACACCGATGTCTACCAGTTTGGTGCCGCTGAGTTGGCACCATTTATTCCGGCTGGAATCGCTCTTGCGCTCGCTCTTGCTGGCATTTACTTTGCACATCTGTTCTACAACGTGCCGTCGCCAGCACAGCGGTTCGAAGACCCAGGTCCTGTTGCTCAAGTTGTAAAACACAACTACTACCAAGATGAGATTCAGGTTTGGATCGCACAGAATCTTGGTCTTGGCGTTGCTCGTAGTGCTAACACGTTCGACCAAGGCGTAATCGATGGAATTGTTAACGGAGCCGGTGGTATCAGCCTTGCTGGTGGTGATCGTGTCCGTCGGATCCAGAGTGGATTCCTTAATAACTACATCTTACTGATACTCCTTTCATTGTTCGTGTTAACAGCTGTACTCGGAGTTAACTGGGGGTGGTGGCTATGA